Proteins from one Camelina sativa cultivar DH55 chromosome 8, Cs, whole genome shotgun sequence genomic window:
- the LOC104706740 gene encoding uncharacterized protein LOC104706740: MFSTARTWESLFPTGPKVAWFASVWFKGRIPKHAFIAWINSRNRIHTRDRLIRWGLNVPSACLLCNAHDETRQHLFFDYGYSAEIWLYFTLKAQVSPPLLFDDRTIWLKNPSRDRNICLILRLAYQASMYLVWKERNSRLHNNMSHPTSLLITQIKQILRCHLDPLSRAQRHIDPDQSFLVTWFRLFD; encoded by the coding sequence ATGTTCTCCACGGCTAGGACATGGGAATCCTTATTTCCTACTGGTCCTAAAGTCGCTTGGTTTGCATCCGTTTGGTTTAAGGGTAGAATTCCGAAACATGCTTTCATCGCTTGGATAAACTCTAGGAACAGAATTCATACAAGGGATAGACTCATCCGGTGGGGACTTAATGTCCCTTCAGCGTGTCTTCTTTGTAATGCTCATGACGAAACTAGGCAGCATCTCTTCTTTGACTATGGCTATTCTGCTGAGATCTGGCTCTATTTCACGCTCAAAGCACAAGTATCCCCTCCATTATTGTTTGATGATAGGACTATTTGGCTCAAGAATCCAAGCCGTGATAGGAACATTTGTTTGATTCTACGACTCGCCTATCAAGCTTCGATGTACCTCGTCTGGAAAGAAAGAAATTCTCGCCTGCACAACAACATGTCTCATCCTACTTCACTGTTGATCACTCAGATTAAACAAATCCTCCGATGCCATCTTGACCCTCTCTCTCGTGCTCAACGACATATCGATCCTGACCAATCCTTCTTGGTGACATGGTTTCGTCTATTTGACTAA
- the LOC104706742 gene encoding uncharacterized protein LOC104706742, with protein sequence MKLVILVSFLLLLPMFSSGVVDTLLLDNVNHEKMVKKEVVMNGKRIDLEIDYAGPHLRPSDPSDPPKKQVDEVVTKEPPVYIKDDYKDPAPIPVIRRPVPYLPRPPPPPPHHKSVEN encoded by the exons ATGAAGCTGGTGATCCTAGTATCTTTTTTGCTCCTTCTCCCGATGTTTTCGTCAG GGGTCGTGGACACTTTGCTTCTTGACAACGTCAACCACGAG AAAATGGTTAAGAAGGAGGTGGTTATGAATGGAAAAAGAATCGATCTTGAGATAGACTACGCTGGTCCACATCTAAGACCATCTGATCCATCCGATCCTCCGAAAAAACAA gtaGATGAGGTTGTGACAAAGGAACCACCGGTGTATATCAAAGACGACTATAAGGATCCGGCTCCAATTCCAGTTATACGACGACCGGTGCCATACTTACCTcgccctcctcctcctcctcctcaccaTAAATCAGTAGAGAactaa